AGGTCCTGCTGTTGATCGTTCGACATCGCGCTGGCTGAAAATTAACAATGACGACACGGGCGCGTAGGGATGTAGGTAGCTAGATAGCTGTAGCTGTAGCTGTAGCTGTAGGAAGGGAGGCCGGGCAAGTATTCCAAGAGTCTCAATTGAGAAACAAGACTTgcaaaagatgaagatgaagtagGAGTAGGAGTAGTGTAGCTAATCAGGGGACGGGGAGAAAAAATCTGAAAAATTGCGCCTGAGAAACTTAAGTCCGGCGACGGGGTTGGTTTCGTCACTCTTTTTCCATTTCCGTTTTGGACTAGACCGCTTGGTTGCGGGATGTTGCTTGCTGCTTTAGCTTGAACGGTAGGACTAAAGCGGCGGGCGCACTACTATGGGGCATCTACTCTTTGACCAGGTCTTTTGGCGTTGCTAAGGTTCTTATCTTGAGGATGTATCATTTTGTGATTTGTATCTAACGATATAAATTCTGGGTTTGGTCCTAGTATACACTATTTGACGATCATATCTTGTGTTTTGCTACGGCATTCTGCATCATATGTACTCCAAGTGTTTGGACATGACCTAGACAATTATTGGACGCGCGATTGGATAGATTTGCTTGCTTTACAGGCCAATGATGTTCATCTAAATTCACAATTCATGTATCATCTTACCCACCGTGCTGTGAAAGTATTGCATTCCAATCAAGCTTGACAATGCGACTGCCACAGCATGGGCAATCTGCATAATGTATTCGTATGCTTGAGgtatattttaatactacGTACCTGTAAATATTTAGTTCCTGGTCTGGCATCATAGAATGGTGTATATACCATCAATTTTCAAAGGTGTGGAGGTTGGGATACCTATGGTATAAGTACTCTCGTTTACATGGAAATTGtcagatatatatccactCAAGATCTCAGCAGAAGACGAGATGCCGACATCGTTAGAAAAAGCTCTAGCACCTAAATGGAGAAACATCTCAATCTAGGAAAACCATGGAAGTTTAGACAAAGTCTGGAGCATCACGAGACTACGATCACGGCTTCTTCTCTCGTCACTCCGGGGCATCTTAGGTTCCGCCACTTCGCGCCCAGTTCTGGGGTCTATCCAGTATCCACAAACTCGAGCTGATGTTCGAGAATTGTTCTGTTTCCGGATATATTTTCCCGGAAATAAGCCGAAGCCAAATTGTTTGACACAACTCGTGGgttttattattgttgtcTGAAATAGAGCCGCAAGGACTCAATCATCAAAGTCCAACTCAGCATGTGAGCTACTCCAGCATCGAATCTTCTTTGCCATCCAACACCATTTTGTTCGAGccaaagaaggaaagagtcGGCGATGTCACTCCACGTTCTTGAGGTGAGGAAAGAGTGGCGGGGACGAAAATGTCTCAACTCTCAACGGTACACTAACACCAAGTGGCTCCAGATCTCCTTGCCGCATCCACAGAAACGCATTCCGTACGTAATGGACCGCTGCTAAAAACCCTCTGCAACACCACGAAGAAGAATAAGAGGGGCAGACGATGCACTTACAGTTTCTTCGAACTTCCGGCTGGATCTTCTAAAGGTAAAAGAGACGACGACAACCCCGCGATTCGTGATTGCATTCTGGTCCAGACTTTTATCTCTCCCGCGATCGACGCTTGAGGTGCCTGAAAGATTTTCAAGGTCGGCCCCATCGCAACGCTTCAGTTTTGCGCTGCCTTTGACATTAGGGCTAGAGAGCCACGCTCTTTCCTTGTCATCGCACCACAGAGATATCTCCCTCCTGCCTTGCGTGTCCTTCGTTAAGTGAGAGCCTTGTCGGTCTACTTTAGTGATTATCTACAAGTTGCAAATATGGTTGCCGCCGATGATTTCATCCCCGAGCTGGCTGAGGGCCAGACGGAACAGCCAGTCCCCGAGTCGCGGGTATTGATTATCATGACTGGTGGTACAATTTGCATGCAACCATCGCCAGTGGGGCTGGTACCTGCTCGAGACTTCCAGGAGCAATGCTTAGCGCGGGTGCCTACGTTCAACGATGGATCACACTCGACAATGATGGATGTTGTGGCCAACGACGCGGGGGAGATCAAAGGCCATCCAAGCCTGCGAACCCCAATGACGGCATATGGCCGACGAGTGAGGTATACCGTCTTTGAATTCGATGAACTACTGGACAGTAGCTCTATCGATGCCAAGGGTTGGGCTCAAATTGCGCAAACCATTGAGCGAAACTACACATATTTCGATGGGTTTGTTGTGCTCCATGGGACAGACAGTCTGGCGTATACCTGCTCCGCACTGAGCTTTATGCTCAAAAATCTCGGAAAGCCTGTGATTGTCACTGGAGCACAGGCTCCAATGCTTGAGCTACAGAACGATGCTACAGATAACCTTCTGGGGTCGCTGGTTGTGGCTGGCCACTTCATGATTCCTGAGGTCTGCCTGTATTTCAACAACAAATTGTTTCGTGGCAACCGGTCCACCAAGGTAGCGGCAAGCGACTTCAATGCGTTTAATTCGCCCAATTGCGCGCCGCTGGCTGTGACAACATCGATGCGCACAAATGTCAACTGGGAAATTGTAAACCGGCCTAAAAGCCTCGAGCACTTTAGCATCCAAACTAACCTAGACACCACCCATGTCGCGTGCCTCCGCATCTTCCCGGGTATCAAGCCAGAGATGGTGGATGCAGTATTGAAACTAGATGGTCTTCGTGGCCTGGTCTTGGAAACATTTGGCGCAGGAAATGCACCTCACGGTCAAGACAATGCCATGACCAAGGTCTTTGCTGACGCGATTTCTCGAGGAATTGTCATTGTCAACATCACCCAATGTGAGCATCCATGGCGTCAGGAAACGATCAATGCGCTAACCTGAGTAGGTCTGACTGGCAGTGTCAGCGCAGTTTATGCTACTGGAATGAGCCTGTCCAAGGCTGGGGTAGTTGCAGGGTTGGACATGACTACAGAAGCAGCACTGACCAAGCTTGCCTACCTGCTTGCGCTCCCGGGGGCAACACCCAAGGTGGTAGCAAACAACATGTCTCTGTCGCTTCGTGGCGAATTGACAGAGTCGTCGCAGCCAGTGTTCCGCCATCCAGATGGAGCTCTGCCCGAGAGAGTCCAGGCGCTCACAGTCCTGGGGTACGCTATCGCCCAGGGGGACCTTGCTCGGGTTGAGGAAATTGTAAAGAGCGAGCACCATTGGTTGCTGAACGATGCCGACTATTCCGGAAATACTCCAGTGGTAAGcccttccccctcctctgCGCCCTTAAGAGTGGCAGCAATGTTGACACTACTCTATCCAGCATCTTGCAGCAACATCACCATCGGTCGATATTCTGCGGTTCCTGCTCCTTCAGGGCGGGTCTGTGCATCTACGAAACCGCAATGGACGCACCCCGCTTTTCCTGGCGGCTAACGCTGGGCTGTCAGAACACGTTCATCTGCTTCGCAAATCGGGAGCGCATTTACACTCAGACGAGCGGACAGCAGCGCAGCTCCTCGCCCGACGGCGGCCTGGAACCTGGGGCCTGGCGGGCATTGGGCCACGTGAAA
This sequence is a window from Aspergillus puulaauensis MK2 DNA, chromosome 6, nearly complete sequence. Protein-coding genes within it:
- a CDS encoding putative lysophospholipase (COG:E;~EggNog:ENOG410PH5F;~InterPro:IPR036152,IPR006034,IPR002110,IPR041725, IPR036770,IPR040919,IPR027474,IPR027473,IPR020683, IPR037152;~PFAM:PF00023,PF00710,PF17763,PF12796;~go_function: GO:0005515 - protein binding [Evidence IEA]), whose amino-acid sequence is MVAADDFIPELAEGQTEQPVPESRVLIIMTGGTICMQPSPVGLVPARDFQEQCLARVPTFNDGSHSTMMDVVANDAGEIKGHPSLRTPMTAYGRRVRYTVFEFDELLDSSSIDAKGWAQIAQTIERNYTYFDGFVVLHGTDSLAYTCSALSFMLKNLGKPVIVTGAQAPMLELQNDATDNLLGSLVVAGHFMIPEVCLYFNNKLFRGNRSTKVAASDFNAFNSPNCAPLAVTTSMRTNVNWEIVNRPKSLEHFSIQTNLDTTHVACLRIFPGIKPEMVDAVLKLDGLRGLVLETFGAGNAPHGQDNAMTKVFADAISRGIVIVNITQCLTGSVSAVYATGMSLSKAGVVAGLDMTTEAALTKLAYLLALPGATPKVVANNMSLSLRGELTESSQPVFRHPDGALPERVQALTVLGYAIAQGDLARVEEIVKSEHHWLLNDADYSGNTPVHLAATSPSVDILRFLLLQGGSVHLRNRNGRTPLFLAANAGLSEHVHLLRKSGAHLHSDERTAAQLLARRRPGTWGLAGIGPREISDREMEEAGDRYRAGSSHWPMAGSAP